One window from the genome of Choloepus didactylus isolate mChoDid1 chromosome 2, mChoDid1.pri, whole genome shotgun sequence encodes:
- the TAL1 gene encoding T-cell acute lymphocytic leukemia protein 1 isoform X5, which yields MCSAESRSRCLLLMASVLGAAALVDSGFFGEPDAFPMFTTNNRVKRRPSPYEMEITDGPHTKVVRRIFTNSRERWRQQNVNGAFAELRKLIPTHPPDKKLSKNEILRLAMKYINFLAKLLNDQEEEGTQRAKPGKDPMVGAGGGGGGGGGGAPPDDLLQDVLSPNSSCGSSLDGAASPDSYTEEPAPKHTARSLHPAMLPATDGAGPR from the exons ATGTGCTCCGCTGAGAGCAGAAGTAGATGTTTGCTGCTGATGGCGAGTGTCCTGGGAGCTGCAGCCCTTGTGGACAG CGGATTCTTTGGAGAGCCTGATGCATTCCCTATGTTCACCACCAACAACCGCGTGAAGAGGAGACCCTCCCCTTATGAGATGGAGATTACTGATG GTCCCCACACCAAAGTTGTGCGGCGCATCTTCACGAACAGCAGGGAGCGGTGGCGGCAGCAGAATGTGAATGGGGCTTTCGCTGAGCTCCGCAAGCTGATCCCCACGCATCCCCCAGACAAGAAGCTCAGCAAGAATGAGATCCTCCGCCTGGCCATGAAGTACATCAACTTCCTGGCCAAGCTGCTCAATGACCAGGAGGAGGAAGGCACCCAGCGGGCCAAGCCTGGCAAGGACCCCATGGTGGGGGCtggtggaggtgggggcgggggtgggggcggcGCGCCCCCTGATGACCTCCTGCAGGACGTGCTCTCCCCCAACTCCAGCTGTGGCAGCTCCCTGGATGGGGCAGCCAGCCCGGACAGCTATACAGAGGAGCCTGCACCTAAGCACACGGCTCGCAGTCTGCATCCTGCCATGCTGCCCGCCACTGATGGAGCCGGCCCTCGGTGA
- the TAL1 gene encoding T-cell acute lymphocytic leukemia protein 1 isoform X6: MFTTNNRVKRRPSPYEMEITDGPHTKVVRRIFTNSRERWRQQNVNGAFAELRKLIPTHPPDKKLSKNEILRLAMKYINFLAKLLNDQEEEGTQRAKPGKDPMVGAGGGGGGGGGGAPPDDLLQDVLSPNSSCGSSLDGAASPDSYTEEPAPKHTARSLHPAMLPATDGAGPR, from the exons ATGTTCACCACCAACAACCGCGTGAAGAGGAGACCCTCCCCTTATGAGATGGAGATTACTGATG GTCCCCACACCAAAGTTGTGCGGCGCATCTTCACGAACAGCAGGGAGCGGTGGCGGCAGCAGAATGTGAATGGGGCTTTCGCTGAGCTCCGCAAGCTGATCCCCACGCATCCCCCAGACAAGAAGCTCAGCAAGAATGAGATCCTCCGCCTGGCCATGAAGTACATCAACTTCCTGGCCAAGCTGCTCAATGACCAGGAGGAGGAAGGCACCCAGCGGGCCAAGCCTGGCAAGGACCCCATGGTGGGGGCtggtggaggtgggggcgggggtgggggcggcGCGCCCCCTGATGACCTCCTGCAGGACGTGCTCTCCCCCAACTCCAGCTGTGGCAGCTCCCTGGATGGGGCAGCCAGCCCGGACAGCTATACAGAGGAGCCTGCACCTAAGCACACGGCTCGCAGTCTGCATCCTGCCATGCTGCCCGCCACTGATGGAGCCGGCCCTCGGTGA
- the TAL1 gene encoding T-cell acute lymphocytic leukemia protein 1 isoform X2, producing the protein MTERPPSEAARSDPPLEGPDAADARMAPPHLVLLNGVAKETSRAPPAEPAVIELGARGCPGGGPAGGGGAARDLKGRDSAAADTRHRVPTTELCRPSGPAPAPASAPAELPSEGRMVQLSPPALAAPVAPGRALLYSLSQPLASLGSGFFGEPDAFPMFTTNNRVKRRPSPYEMEITDGPHTKVVRRIFTNSRERWRQQNVNGAFAELRKLIPTHPPDKKLSKNEILRLAMKYINFLAKLLNDQEEEGTQRAKPGKDPMVGAGGGGGGGGGGAPPDDLLQDVLSPNSSCGSSLDGAASPDSYTEEPAPKHTARSLHPAMLPATDGAGPR; encoded by the exons GCTGAACGGCGTCGCCAAGGAGACGAGCCGCGCGCCCCCCGCGGAGCCCGCAGTCATCGAGCTGGGCGCGCGCGGCTGCCCGGGGGGCGGCCCCGCCGGTGGGGGCGGCGCCGCGCGAGACTTAAAGGGCCGCGACTCCGCGGCGGCCGACACGCGCCACCGGGTGCCCACCACCGAGCTGTGCAGACCTTCCGGGCCCGCGCCCGCGCCCGCCTCGGCCCCCGCGGAGCTGCCCAGCGAAGGCCGCATGGTGCAGCTGAGCCCTCCGGCGCTGGCGGCCCCCGTCGCCCCCGGCCGCGCGCTGCTCTACAGCCTCAGCCAACCGCTCGCCTCGCTCGGCAG CGGATTCTTTGGAGAGCCTGATGCATTCCCTATGTTCACCACCAACAACCGCGTGAAGAGGAGACCCTCCCCTTATGAGATGGAGATTACTGATG GTCCCCACACCAAAGTTGTGCGGCGCATCTTCACGAACAGCAGGGAGCGGTGGCGGCAGCAGAATGTGAATGGGGCTTTCGCTGAGCTCCGCAAGCTGATCCCCACGCATCCCCCAGACAAGAAGCTCAGCAAGAATGAGATCCTCCGCCTGGCCATGAAGTACATCAACTTCCTGGCCAAGCTGCTCAATGACCAGGAGGAGGAAGGCACCCAGCGGGCCAAGCCTGGCAAGGACCCCATGGTGGGGGCtggtggaggtgggggcgggggtgggggcggcGCGCCCCCTGATGACCTCCTGCAGGACGTGCTCTCCCCCAACTCCAGCTGTGGCAGCTCCCTGGATGGGGCAGCCAGCCCGGACAGCTATACAGAGGAGCCTGCACCTAAGCACACGGCTCGCAGTCTGCATCCTGCCATGCTGCCCGCCACTGATGGAGCCGGCCCTCGGTGA